In Antechinus flavipes isolate AdamAnt ecotype Samford, QLD, Australia chromosome 3, AdamAnt_v2, whole genome shotgun sequence, a genomic segment contains:
- the LOC127557565 gene encoding carcinoembryonic antigen-related cell adhesion molecule 20-like, protein MNAQMDLSLGDPQINGLLLTAPLLTLWSLLGAAQLTIISQPSIAGVGDDVLLSLHGLQEGSYVDITWFRGTGFLRSILSYYTETEKVAIGPAFTNRECLQSTGSLIIKGVKVTDSENYTILVNTRVNGLIWATESFQVYVKPSKPNLTREYRESIIEFKSVVKLMCNPDDVDVSIRWFLNNTELPSSPRLSLSSDNKTVIFHNVTRRDSGYYHCEAWNPVGFQKSDDFNLIVYYGPDEVTIMPDTDSIWGSTIGVEINSSLTFKCQVESNPVPTCAWYLNESNLGISECNYYIPRASKNNEGNFKCTVKNWLTGKSTSASVTLKVAEQVTKPRVLANTTSIVEEGSVNFTCDTPDAGIEVQWLLDNQIIPLSDRLVLSQENRSLTIAQVHREDAGQYQCATWNLISRNISDPVSLTVNYGPDPIYIIPEYESSRVNSIEIKLGSTLALLCIAHSQPAAQYHWSLNSTSPLEQDGSLLTIEVITWDHQGTCMCLAWNNLTQVIRSATVTIRVEYLRSYSPLLALNPIFLGVPDSSLSAGVIAGIVVGVLAAVVLSTGLVYFLVIRKRCPEKKSGGHMKGEKMRKTHLEPNLGQSESVAIDTLGSKRPRNTSAQEPPEDLIYENKAPAYHNQSRHQAFLSPLANDQLHKKESVYETLSSPYENIYYAIDPVT, encoded by the exons ATGAATGCACAAATGGACCTTTCTTTGGGAGACCCCCAGATAAATGGGCTTCTGCTCACAG cCCCTCTTCTTACATTATGGAGCCTGCTAGGTGCTGCCCAGCTTACCATCATCTCTCAGCCATCCATCGCTGGTGTGGGTGACGatgtccttctctccctccacggCCTCCAGGAGGGAAGTTATGTCGATATCACCTGGTTTCGAGGGACAGGTTTTCTGAGAAGCATTCTGTCTTATTAcactgagacagagaaagtggCCATAGGTCCTGCATTTACCAACCGGGAGTGCTTGCAGTCTACTGGTTCCCTCATCATCAAGGGAGTCAAAGTGACTGACTCGGAAAACTACACCATCCTTGTAAACACCAGAGTCAATGGGTTGATTTGGGCAACAGAAAGTTTCCAAGTCTATG TGAAACCATCAAAACCCAACCTCACTAGGGAGTATAGAGAGTCCATCATTGAGTTTAAGAGTGTGGTGAAGCTCATGTGTAATCCCGATGATGTGGATGTCAGCATCAGATGGTTCCTGAATAATACAGAACTTCCATCCAGTCCACGACTCTCCTTGTCTTCAGATAACAAGACTGTCATCTTTCACAATGTCACTAGAAGGGACAGTGGATACTACCATTGTGAAGCCTGGAATCCTGTGGGCTTCCAGAAAAGTGATGACTTTAATCTGATTGTCTACT ATGGACCAGATGAGGTCACGATCATGCCAGATACTGACTCCATTTGGGGCAGCACCATTGGAGTGGAAATTAATTCCAGCCTCACCTTCAAGTGTCAGGTTGAATCAAACCCTGTTCCTACCTGTGCCTGGTATTTAAATGAATCTAACCTGGGGATTTCTGAGTGCAATTACTACATCCCAAGGGCTTCCAAGAATAATGAAGGGAATTTCAAATGTACAGTGAAGAATTGGCTGACTGGAAAGTCTACTTCAGCATCTGTCACTCTCAAGGTGGCTG AACAGGTGACCAAACCCCGTGTGTTGGCCAATACCACCTCCATTGTGGAGGAGGGATCAGTGAACTTCACCTGTGATACTCCAGATGCTGGGATTGAGGTTCAGTGGCTCTTGGACAACCAGATTATCCCATTGAGTGACCGACTGGTGCTGTCCCAGGAGAACCGGTCACTGACCATAGCTCAGGTCCACAGGGAGGATGCTGGGCAATATCAATGTGCCACCTGGAACTTGATTAGCAGGAACATCAGTGACCCAGTGTCTTTGACTGTGAATT ATGGACCTGACCCTATCTATATCATTCCGGAATACGAGTCCAGCAGGGTCAACAGCATTGAGATTAAGCTTGGCTCTACTCTGGCCTTACTGTGCATTGCTCATTCTCAGCCGGCTGCCCAGTATCACTGGTCCCTCAATAGCACCAGCCCATTGGAACAGGATGGGTCCCTGCTCACTATCGAGGTTATAACCTGGGATCATCAGGGAACCTGCATGTGCCTGGCATGGAACAACTTGACCCAAGTGATCCGCTCAGCTACAGTCACCATCAGGGTG GAATATCTGAGGTCCTACTCCCCGCTTCTGGCCCTGAATCCCATTTTCCTGGGTGTGCCAGATTCCTCCCTGTCTGCTGGGGTCATTGCTGGCATTGTGGTTGGAGTTCTGGCTGCTGTTGTCCTGAGCACAGGGCTGGTGTATTTCCTCGTCATCAGGAAAAG GTGCCCAGAAAAGAAGTCAGGGGGACacatgaaaggagaaaagatgagaaaaactcACCTGGAGCCCAATCTTG GGCAGTCGGAATCTGTGGCAATAGATACCTTAGGATCCAAGAGACCAAGAAACACATCTGCACAG